The genomic region CCACGCCCGACGCTCACGCTCCCGGAGGACACCCGCGGACCCCGGGCACACCGGTGGCCGGGCACCGCCGCGGGTGCCCGGCCACCGGTGTGTCGACGCCCCCGCCGCCCTGCCGCGGCGGACGCGTCGTCTCAGGAGCCGTTGAGGACGGCGTCCACGAAGACCTCGGGGTCGAAGGGCGCCAGGTCGTCCGGCCCCTCCCCCAGCCCGACGAGCTTGACCGGCACGCCCAGCTCCCGCTGGACCTGCACGATGATGCCGCCCTTGGCGGTGCCGTCGAGCTTGGTCAGAGCGATGCCGGTCACGTTCACGACCTCGCCGAACACCCGCGCCTGGCGCAGGCCGTTCTGGCCGGTGGTGGCGTCCAGCACCAGCAGGACCTCGTCCACCTGGGACTTCTTCTCCACGACGCGCTTGACCTTGCCCAGCTCGTCCATGAGCCCGGTCTTGGTGTGCAGGCGCCCGGCGGTGTCGATGATGACGGTGTCGGCGCCGTCCTCGATCCCCCGTGAGACGGCGTCGAAGGCCACACTGGCCGGGTCGGCGCCCTCCTCCTTGCGCACGACGGGCGCGCCCACGCGGCCGCCCCACGTCTGGAGCTGCTCGGTCGCGGCGGCGCGGAAGGTGTCCGCGGCGCCGAGCACCACGCTGCGGCCGTCGCCGACCAGGGCACGGGCGAGCTTGCCGGTGGTGGTGGTCTTTCCGGTGCCGTTGACACCCACGACCATGATCACCGCGGGCCGGTCGCCGTGCGGCTCGGTGCGCACGGTCCGGTCGGTGTCGGTGCCGATCTGCGCCAACAGCTCCTCGCGCAGCAGTCCGCGCACCTCGTCGACGCCGCGGCTGCCGAGCACCTTGACCTTGGTGCGCAGGCTCTCGACGATCTGCGCGGCCGCGGTCACGCCGATGTCGGCGGTGATGAGGGTGTCCTCGATCTCCTCCCACGCGTCCTCGTCCAGGGAGTCGGAGGAGAGCAGGTTGAGCAGCCCCTGGCCCAGCGAGGTCTGCGATCGGGCCAGGCGGGCGCGCAGGCGCACCATGCGCCCCGCGGAGGGCGGCGGCGTCTCCAGCTCGGGTTCGGCGGTCGGGGCGGCCTCGGCCGGAGGGGCGTGGGCGGGCGGCGGGACGACCGCGCCCTCGGCCCGTTCTCGGTCCTCCTCCGGGGCGGCGGGCTCCCCGGTGACCTCGGGCTTGGTCTCCTCCTCGCCCGGCTCGACCGGACGCCGGGTCTTGACCAGGTAGAACCCGCCGACGGCCAGCAGCAGGACCAGGACGACGATGACTGAGGTTGCGAGCACGGTGATGTCCATAGCGCTCCCCAGTCTCCCAGAACGTGCGACGCGTTCGCGTCACGGTAGGGCGTGTGTGGTGGATGCTGTCCGTCGCGAGCGGTGTCTCCAGTGGTGCTCTCGCAAGGCCGAAGAAGGAGTCGGCCCGGGGTTGGCCGTCGACTGATGAGAACGCCGCGAGAGTGCCGCTGGGGCGACGCGCAGCAGGACAAGTATCCGCCACGCACGCCCTAGATGGCGTGCCGGGAACGAACCGGGGCGCGGCGGGCCGCTCCGAACGGCGTCGCGCTCACGTCGTGCGGTGGCGGGTCGTCCTCAGGATGAGCAGGAAGAACGGCGCGCCCAGGAAGGCGGTCACGACGCCGATGGGCAGTTCGGCGGGGGCGACCACGGTACGGGCGACGATGTCGACCAGCACCAGGAACGCGCCCCCGAAGAGCACGGTGACAGGCAGGATCGCCCGGTAGTTGGCCCCCACCAGGCGGCGGACCACGTGGGGGACCACGATGCCGACGAAACCGATCAGCCCGCTCACCGCCACCGCGGCGGCCGTGGCCAGTGACGCGGCGCTGATCACGATGATCCGGACCACGCCCGGGTTCAGGCCGAGGCTGAGGGCCTTGTCGTCGCCGAGGGCGAGCATGTCCAGCAGGTAGCCGCAGGCGAGCAGGACGACCAGGCTCACCAGTGCGTAGGGCCACACCAGCCGCACGTCGTCCCAGCCGCCGCGGCCCAGGCCGCCGAGCAGCCACGAGTAGACGCGCTGGAGCTGGTCGACCCCCATCTGCTGCACGAGGGTCTGCGCCGCGGACAGGAACGACGACACGGCCACACCCGCCAGGACCAGGGACGCGGTGCCGCCGCCGCCCGCGGTGGAGCCCAGGAGGTAGGCGGCGGCCACGCCCACCAGGGCGCCGACGAAGGCGGCGAACGGGACGGCGGCGCGCGGCGTGTCGGTCAGCTCCTGGCCGAAGACCATGACCAGGGTGGCACCCAGCCCGGCGCCGGCGGCGGCGCCGAGCAGGAAGGGATCGGCCAGGGCGTTGCGGAAGACGCCCTGGTAGGCGCCGCCGGCGGTGGCCAGTAGGGCGCCGACGATGGCGCCCATGACGACGCGGGGCAGGCGCAGGGCGACCAGCAGGGCCACCTGCCGCTCGTCGAGCGGTGACTCCACTCCGGAGAACGGCAGGTGGCTGAGCAGGTGGCGGAGGATGTCGGTCGCGGAGATGTCGGCCGCCCCGGCGGAGACGCCGAGCAGGCCGGCGGCGACCAGCAGGGCCGCTCCCCCGACCAGCCAGCCGACGGGAAGAAGAGTCCGCGCCGAAGGCGCCCGTTGAGGGCGGCCCCACCCCGCGTGGCTCGTCCGCCGGTCTCCCACCTAGGCGCCCGCGCTCTCTCGGACGGCGTTGCCGACCAGCTCGGCGAAGTCGACCACGCGCGGCCCCCAACGCGAGGAGATGTCCGCGTCGAGCAGGTACACCGCGTCCTCCTCGACGGCCGTGACCGTGTCGAAGGCCGGGCGCTCGCCCACCGAGGCCAGGGTCTCCTCGTCGCCGTAGGACAGGAAGATCATGTCCGGGTTCTCGTCCACGACGTACTCCGGGGACAGCTGCGGGTAGCCGCTGTCGGCGCCCTCGGCCGCGTCGGCGATGTTCTCCAGCCCGAAGGCCTGGTAGATCTGGCCGACGAACGTGCCGGAGGTCGCGGAGTAGAGGCTGTCGTCGAGCTCCTGGTAGAAGGTGAGGTCCACCTCGCCGACGTCCTCGCGCACGCTCTCGACGACCGCCTCGAACTCCGTCCGAACCCGCTCGGCCTCGGCGTCGGCGGACTCGGCGTGGCCGGTCACCTCGCCGAGCATGCGCATCTGGGCGTAGGCGTCGTCGAGGGTGGCGGCGTCGTCCAGCACGACGACGGGCACGCCGACGTCCTCCAGTTGCGGGGCGGTGTCCTCGGAGGAGCGGGCGAGCAGGACCAGGTCCGGGTCGTACTCCACGATCGCCTCGACGTTGGGCGTGAAGCCACTGAGGTCGGTCGTCGGAGCGTCCTCGGGGAAGTTCGAGTACTCGTCGGCCGCCTCGACCTGGTCTCCGGCACCGATGGCGAAGAGCATCTCGGTCGCGGTGGGCGAGAGCGAGACGATCCGCTCGGGCTCGGCCTCGATGGTCACCTCGCCGAGCGCGTCGTCGACGGTGACGGGAAAGGCGCCGTCGGACCCGGTCTCGGGGGCGGGCTCGGACGCGGAGTCCGGGGAACCGCAGGCGGTGAGCGCGAGCGTGACGCCCAGCAGCGCGGCGGGCAGCGGGGCCGGGGCCCCGCGTCGGCGTCGGTGGCCCTGGGCGAGGGGTCGGGGAATCCGCACGGTGCTCCTTGGTGGGACGGGGAAGGAGCGCGGTCCGGGCGGGGACGGCCTGTCCTTCCCACGAGGACGGGGACGTCGGTGCCGAAGAGGCGACCTGGCTCGTCCCCGCGCGCGGCGGGGCTCCACAGTTGCGGGACAGCGCCGGGTTGGGCGGCCGTGGCCGCCGGACCGGACTTCGCTCGTTCGACACCGGTCGGGGGAGCACCCCGACCGTCCTACTGTACTCGGCACCCGGGAGCCCCTCATCACTCGCTCGCGACCCCGTTCACCTGCGGTTCTCCGACGCGGACCGCGGCGCCCGGGCCCCTGGACGGGCCTTTTCCGGCCCCCGAACGACGTTTTCTTTGTCCCAGCGAAGGACACCGACTCATTGTTTGTCCGTTTATGGACCCAATGAGAAACACCAGTCACGCTGGTCACATTCTTCCGCCACGTGTCCAGATTGAGTCTTTATCAACATTGACACGGATATCGCACACAGCAATGATCTCGTTGCCGTACGCGTCGAACAACCGAATTCGGACGTCCTGCGTCGTATCCCCCGGCGGCCACCCTCGCCGCCGGTGGGCTGCCCGCTCCCCCGGTGTCCGCGGCGCGTACCGAGAAGGGATGTGTTCACAAGGTGGTATCCCACCGCTCACGCCTGGCCTCCCTCGCCGGGCTGACACTTCTGGCGGGCCTGACCACGGCCGCCCCGGCCGTGGCCGACGATGATTCGGAGCTCGCGCCCCTCCATCCGGCCCCCTCGGCCGAAACCGGCGAAATGACGCACCAGGCCGACAACCTGTGGTTCATCGAACTGGAAAGCCCTCCCGCGTCCGAGGGCACCTCCCCCTCCGAGGTCGAGGACGAACAGGAGGAATTCCGCGCCGACGCCGACGAGCAGGGCCTGGAGTACACCGAGCGGCTCGCCTTCGGCGAACTGTGGAACGGCCTCTCCGTCGAGATGGACGACGCCCAGGTCGGCAACGCCCGGGAGATCCCCGGAGTCAGCGCGATCTACCCCGTCATGCGCTACGAGATCCCCGGGGCCGACGACTCCGCCCCCGACCTCGACACGGCGCTGGCGATGACGGGCGCCGACATCGGACAGAACGAGCTCGGGCTCACCGGTGAGGGCCTGCGCGTGGCGGTCATGGACACCGGCATCGACTACACCCACCCCGACCTCGGCGGCCCCGGCCCCTTCCCCACGGACCGGGTGGCCACCGGACACGACTTCGTCGGCGACGACTTCGACGCGAGCCACCCCGCCACCAGCACCCCCGCCCCCGACGACGACCCCCAGGACTGCCACGGGCACGGTACCCACGTCGCCGGGATCGTCGGAGCCGAGGGCGAGGTCACGGGCGTGGCCCCGGACGTGGAGT from Nocardiopsis aegyptia harbors:
- the ftsY gene encoding signal recognition particle-docking protein FtsY yields the protein MDITVLATSVIVVLVLLLAVGGFYLVKTRRPVEPGEEETKPEVTGEPAAPEEDRERAEGAVVPPPAHAPPAEAAPTAEPELETPPPSAGRMVRLRARLARSQTSLGQGLLNLLSSDSLDEDAWEEIEDTLITADIGVTAAAQIVESLRTKVKVLGSRGVDEVRGLLREELLAQIGTDTDRTVRTEPHGDRPAVIMVVGVNGTGKTTTTGKLARALVGDGRSVVLGAADTFRAAATEQLQTWGGRVGAPVVRKEEGADPASVAFDAVSRGIEDGADTVIIDTAGRLHTKTGLMDELGKVKRVVEKKSQVDEVLLVLDATTGQNGLRQARVFGEVVNVTGIALTKLDGTAKGGIIVQVQRELGVPVKLVGLGEGPDDLAPFDPEVFVDAVLNGS
- a CDS encoding FecCD family ABC transporter permease, whose protein sequence is MVGGAALLVAAGLLGVSAGAADISATDILRHLLSHLPFSGVESPLDERQVALLVALRLPRVVMGAIVGALLATAGGAYQGVFRNALADPFLLGAAAGAGLGATLVMVFGQELTDTPRAAVPFAAFVGALVGVAAAYLLGSTAGGGGTASLVLAGVAVSSFLSAAQTLVQQMGVDQLQRVYSWLLGGLGRGGWDDVRLVWPYALVSLVVLLACGYLLDMLALGDDKALSLGLNPGVVRIIVISAASLATAAAVAVSGLIGFVGIVVPHVVRRLVGANYRAILPVTVLFGGAFLVLVDIVARTVVAPAELPIGVVTAFLGAPFFLLILRTTRHRTT
- a CDS encoding ABC transporter substrate-binding protein — encoded protein: MPRPLAQGHRRRRGAPAPLPAALLGVTLALTACGSPDSASEPAPETGSDGAFPVTVDDALGEVTIEAEPERIVSLSPTATEMLFAIGAGDQVEAADEYSNFPEDAPTTDLSGFTPNVEAIVEYDPDLVLLARSSEDTAPQLEDVGVPVVVLDDAATLDDAYAQMRMLGEVTGHAESADAEAERVRTEFEAVVESVREDVGEVDLTFYQELDDSLYSATSGTFVGQIYQAFGLENIADAAEGADSGYPQLSPEYVVDENPDMIFLSYGDEETLASVGERPAFDTVTAVEEDAVYLLDADISSRWGPRVVDFAELVGNAVRESAGA